From the Thermococcus sp. 18S1 genome, one window contains:
- a CDS encoding MATE family efflux transporter, whose amino-acid sequence MLRFNENQRRLWKLAWPAIMGNISQTLLNLVDMMMVGQLGALALAAVGLGGQVSWFMMPIMAAVATGTLALVARFVGAKDEESAVLALEQSLYLAFLLGIPVMLFGWVFGDDILRIMGAKPDVVALGYEYIKVLFAFYPIRFAGFTAFSALRGAGDTKTPMKLGILMNVVNAVLDYLLIFGKLGFPKLGPVGAAWASGIGITTSFLIGLYLLWSGRLVLRFRPSWSFHLDMAGRILRIGIPTMVERGIFSFYNFIYMSIVTRFGTVALASHQVGLRVESIAYMPAFGFNVATSALVGQGLGEGNPEKAERTVYEALKMVGVFMAVMAFVLIAFPRYLVMPFISPSDPNYGEVMRLASIYLIIVGISEIPLGWLFVLGGALRGAGDTKTPMYITAVSKLLFRIVPAYILGFGFTIPPFEILGITFPGFTFEGLGVIAAWIAMSLETFTTAALFWWAFKRGKWKYVKV is encoded by the coding sequence ATGCTGCGCTTCAACGAGAACCAGCGCCGTCTCTGGAAGCTGGCGTGGCCGGCAATAATGGGCAACATCTCCCAGACGCTTCTCAACCTAGTGGACATGATGATGGTCGGTCAGCTCGGGGCTTTGGCCTTAGCCGCCGTCGGCCTCGGTGGCCAGGTGAGCTGGTTCATGATGCCCATCATGGCGGCTGTCGCAACGGGAACCCTCGCGCTGGTGGCGAGGTTCGTTGGGGCGAAGGACGAGGAGAGCGCCGTTCTTGCACTGGAGCAGAGCCTCTATCTGGCGTTTCTCCTGGGAATCCCCGTCATGCTCTTCGGGTGGGTCTTTGGCGACGACATACTGAGGATAATGGGGGCAAAACCCGACGTTGTTGCCTTGGGTTACGAGTACATCAAGGTCCTCTTCGCTTTCTATCCGATTCGATTCGCAGGCTTTACAGCCTTCTCGGCCCTTAGGGGTGCCGGGGACACGAAGACACCCATGAAGCTCGGCATCCTTATGAACGTGGTAAACGCGGTTCTCGATTACCTCCTCATATTCGGAAAGCTAGGTTTTCCCAAGCTTGGTCCCGTGGGTGCCGCCTGGGCGTCGGGCATAGGAATCACCACATCGTTCCTAATCGGTCTCTACCTCCTCTGGAGCGGGAGGCTCGTGCTGAGGTTCCGGCCGAGCTGGAGCTTCCACCTGGACATGGCGGGAAGGATACTCCGCATAGGAATCCCCACCATGGTCGAGCGCGGGATATTCAGCTTTTACAACTTCATATACATGAGCATAGTCACGCGCTTTGGAACAGTAGCCCTTGCCTCCCATCAGGTTGGCCTCCGCGTGGAGAGCATAGCCTACATGCCGGCCTTCGGCTTCAACGTCGCCACCTCCGCCCTCGTAGGCCAGGGCCTTGGAGAGGGGAACCCGGAGAAGGCTGAGCGCACCGTTTATGAAGCTCTCAAGATGGTCGGCGTCTTCATGGCGGTCATGGCGTTCGTGCTTATAGCATTCCCGCGCTATCTAGTCATGCCCTTCATAAGCCCGAGCGACCCGAACTACGGCGAGGTCATGAGGCTGGCGAGCATATACCTCATAATAGTTGGAATAAGCGAGATTCCTCTCGGCTGGCTCTTTGTCCTCGGCGGTGCACTGAGGGGAGCAGGGGACACCAAGACGCCGATGTACATCACCGCCGTCAGCAAGCTCCTCTTCCGCATAGTGCCCGCATACATCCTTGGATTCGGCTTTACAATACCTCCCTTCGAGATACTGGGCATAACCTTCCCAGGCTTCACCTTTGAGGGACTCGGTGTCATAGCCGCGTGGATAGCGATGAGCCTCGAAACGTTCACAACCGCGGCCCTCTTCTGGTGGGCGTTCAAGAGAGGGAAGTGGAAATACGTGAAGGTGTAA
- a CDS encoding PhzF family phenazine biosynthesis protein, with protein sequence MTDVECRAFKVDAFTDTPLKGNPAAVVLDCPELDRDTMLAIAGELNLSETAFVWQERNGFRVRFFTPGDEIPLCGHATVATFYLLWRLGMAVEGINRMFSKAGEIDVLIKDGRVWLKQLKPEVIGELDIEALKEILGTENLVGPALAMTTGTPEGVVGIPTFEELMGLEPDMGRLARFSRENGVIGVYVYTLDSRFDAAGRFFAPAVEVPEDPVTGTASGILAGYLRLTGKLVKDRYIFEQGHALRREGRVYVEFEGERPWVGGEARISLEGRLRL encoded by the coding sequence GTGACCGATGTGGAGTGCAGGGCATTTAAGGTGGATGCATTTACCGACACACCGCTTAAGGGAAATCCCGCGGCGGTGGTTCTCGACTGCCCGGAACTTGATAGGGATACAATGCTAGCCATTGCGGGAGAGCTTAACCTCTCCGAAACGGCCTTCGTCTGGCAGGAGAGGAACGGCTTCCGGGTGAGGTTTTTCACCCCGGGGGATGAGATTCCCCTATGCGGCCACGCCACGGTTGCAACCTTCTACCTGCTCTGGCGTCTTGGTATGGCGGTTGAGGGCATCAACAGGATGTTCTCCAAGGCTGGAGAAATCGACGTCCTCATCAAGGACGGGAGGGTGTGGCTCAAACAGCTGAAGCCGGAGGTAATTGGAGAGCTTGATATTGAGGCTCTGAAGGAAATTCTCGGCACAGAGAACTTGGTTGGCCCAGCGTTGGCAATGACGACGGGAACCCCTGAGGGCGTCGTTGGAATTCCAACGTTTGAAGAGCTGATGGGACTTGAGCCCGACATGGGGAGGCTCGCTAGATTCTCCCGGGAAAACGGCGTTATCGGTGTCTACGTTTACACGCTCGACTCCCGGTTCGACGCCGCGGGAAGGTTCTTTGCTCCCGCCGTGGAAGTTCCTGAAGACCCCGTTACCGGAACGGCCAGCGGAATCCTGGCTGGCTATTTGAGGCTCACGGGAAAGCTCGTAAAGGATAGATACATCTTTGAGCAGGGACACGCTCTGAGGCGCGAGGGCAGGGTGTACGTTGAGTTTGAAGGTGAACGTCCTTGGGTCGGCGGAGAGGCGAGGATAAGCCTTGAGGGCAGGCTCAGGCTCTGA
- a CDS encoding translation initiation factor IF-2B subunit alpha (eIF-2BA; catalyzes the binding of GTP to IF2), with product MLPEEVRSVIEEMRAERIRGASWLARRGAEAYILLSELLEGEELERALEDMRREIPAVNRTMASLHNLARFIPITGNPDLVRAKAEEFIRLGEEAKREIGNIGSELIDENEVVITHSFSSAVLEIFKVARRKGKHFRVILTESAPDYEGIALARELDSLGVPFEVITDAQLGLFAKKATLALVGADNVTRDGAVVNKAGTYPLALSCHDNHVPFYVAAESFKLHPELTSEEVEIVERPYARQGYRVRNFLFDVTPWRYVRGIITEFGILVPPKEI from the coding sequence ATGCTCCCGGAGGAGGTTCGGTCAGTCATCGAGGAGATGAGGGCGGAGAGAATCAGAGGTGCGAGCTGGCTTGCCAGAAGGGGTGCCGAGGCGTATATACTCCTCTCCGAACTGCTTGAGGGCGAGGAACTCGAGAGGGCGCTTGAGGACATGAGGAGAGAAATCCCAGCCGTCAACAGAACGATGGCTTCACTCCACAACCTCGCGAGGTTCATACCCATAACGGGGAATCCCGACCTGGTGAGGGCAAAGGCTGAGGAGTTCATCCGCCTTGGTGAAGAGGCGAAGCGCGAGATAGGCAACATCGGGAGCGAGCTTATAGACGAAAATGAGGTTGTAATCACACACTCTTTCTCCTCGGCTGTTCTTGAGATCTTCAAGGTCGCCAGGAGGAAGGGCAAGCACTTCAGGGTCATACTGACGGAGAGCGCACCCGACTACGAGGGAATAGCCCTCGCGAGGGAGCTCGATTCCCTCGGTGTTCCATTCGAGGTTATAACTGACGCCCAGCTGGGCCTTTTTGCTAAGAAGGCCACCCTCGCGCTGGTCGGGGCGGACAACGTTACGCGCGACGGGGCGGTGGTCAACAAGGCCGGGACTTATCCCCTCGCCCTTTCCTGTCATGACAACCATGTTCCATTCTACGTTGCCGCGGAGAGCTTCAAGCTCCACCCCGAGCTGACCTCGGAGGAGGTTGAGATAGTTGAGAGGCCCTATGCGAGACAGGGCTACCGGGTAAGAAACTTCCTCTTTGACGTTACCCCGTGGCGGTACGTCAGGGGGATTATAACCGAGTTCGGGATTCTTGTACCGCCCAAAGAAATCTGA
- a CDS encoding DUF167 domain-containing protein, which yields MKFLKETKDGTLLLVYVQPKAKKNEIEGIDEWRGRLKVKIKAPPVEGKANKELVKFLSKLLGAEVSILRGETGREKDLLVRGVGPEEVLKKLGL from the coding sequence GTGAAGTTCCTGAAAGAGACCAAGGACGGAACGCTTCTCCTAGTCTATGTCCAGCCAAAGGCCAAGAAGAACGAAATCGAGGGGATAGATGAGTGGCGTGGACGGCTGAAGGTCAAAATAAAAGCCCCACCGGTTGAGGGAAAGGCGAATAAAGAGCTTGTGAAGTTCCTCTCGAAGCTCCTTGGTGCGGAGGTCAGCATCCTGCGAGGAGAGACGGGCAGGGAGAAGGACCTGCTGGTGAGGGGCGTAGGTCCTGAGGAAGTCCTGAAAAAACTTGGACTCTAA
- a CDS encoding aromatic amino acid transport family protein — translation MKRLTLAEASAILIGTQIGAGVLGLPYALREAGFAGIAVIIAVGFLTLLTALFVLELAVHRGGTMTSLARETLGKAGGWLMLASISVLSYGALIAYIAGSGDIISSLTGINGTVAAVIFWLVMSWIVFMGLKASGEAELMLNFLLLGALAIAVVLMLPKADPINMATVDPSAIVSGIGVAIFAYVSHMVVPEMYKGLGSAEKTKKAVLIGYLVPMGFYALFVLAFVGALGADTPQLATSALESYYGSLGKILGLLLPLAAISTSYIGIGFAQMDNLREAFNLDKRAAWLLTVLPPLLIYFAGLKSFISALWLAGTFGGLLYAGILPVAMYLKTRDVHPPKCVRIPHGIAYFAGVLFFLVFIYSVASLV, via the coding sequence ATGAAGAGACTCACTCTGGCCGAGGCAAGTGCGATTCTTATTGGGACTCAAATCGGGGCGGGCGTTCTGGGTCTGCCGTATGCACTTCGAGAGGCAGGCTTTGCCGGAATCGCTGTTATAATCGCGGTGGGATTCCTCACTCTGCTGACGGCCCTGTTCGTGCTGGAGCTTGCGGTTCACAGGGGCGGCACAATGACATCTCTGGCGAGGGAGACCCTTGGAAAGGCCGGTGGCTGGCTCATGCTGGCGAGTATCTCGGTTCTTAGCTACGGAGCCCTCATAGCCTACATTGCCGGAAGCGGTGACATAATCTCATCCCTCACGGGGATCAACGGTACAGTGGCGGCCGTAATCTTCTGGCTGGTCATGAGCTGGATAGTTTTCATGGGGCTCAAGGCCTCGGGAGAGGCCGAGCTGATGCTCAACTTCCTCCTGCTCGGTGCGCTGGCGATTGCGGTTGTACTGATGCTCCCGAAGGCAGACCCCATTAACATGGCCACCGTAGACCCATCTGCAATCGTCTCCGGAATCGGCGTTGCCATATTCGCCTACGTCAGTCATATGGTTGTTCCCGAGATGTACAAGGGGCTTGGAAGCGCGGAGAAGACCAAAAAGGCCGTCCTCATTGGCTACCTTGTGCCGATGGGCTTCTACGCTCTCTTTGTTCTTGCCTTCGTCGGTGCACTCGGAGCGGACACACCGCAGCTGGCAACTTCGGCCCTGGAAAGCTACTACGGTTCCCTTGGGAAGATTCTCGGGCTCCTCCTTCCGCTGGCGGCCATAAGCACCAGCTACATTGGGATAGGCTTTGCCCAGATGGACAACCTCCGCGAGGCGTTTAATCTCGACAAGAGGGCTGCATGGCTGCTCACAGTTCTTCCGCCGCTGCTGATATACTTCGCAGGGCTCAAGAGCTTCATCAGTGCCCTCTGGCTCGCTGGAACATTCGGCGGCCTTCTCTACGCGGGAATCCTGCCGGTGGCGATGTATCTCAAGACAAGGGACGTCCATCCCCCGAAGTGCGTCCGGATTCCCCACGGAATAGCTTACTTTGCAGGTGTGCTGTTTTTCCTGGTGTTCATATATTCGGTCGCTTCTCTCGTCTGA
- a CDS encoding DUF402 domain-containing protein: MKIHLLYRRLPNRLLERDDEVVADLGDVIVARSRFEGMLAPLRVNGVEVIKNGYHMLYFAFIGENYDILKVYGENGEFKGLYIDVLAYTRREGNTLEMLDLFLDIFVFPSGETFLLDEDELEMALNYGVIDKETFDFAYRVAREILEKIKRKEFPPDIVWEYDWRD; encoded by the coding sequence ATGAAAATCCATCTCCTCTACCGCCGCCTTCCGAACAGGCTTCTTGAGCGTGATGATGAGGTAGTCGCTGATTTGGGAGATGTTATAGTCGCCAGATCCCGCTTCGAGGGCATGCTCGCCCCCCTCAGGGTGAACGGCGTTGAGGTCATCAAAAACGGCTACCACATGCTCTACTTCGCCTTCATCGGGGAGAACTACGACATCCTGAAGGTCTACGGTGAAAACGGCGAGTTCAAGGGGCTTTACATCGATGTCCTGGCATACACGAGGCGTGAAGGAAACACCCTTGAGATGCTCGACCTCTTCCTTGACATCTTCGTCTTTCCGAGCGGAGAAACTTTTCTCCTGGACGAGGACGAGCTTGAGATGGCACTCAACTACGGCGTGATTGATAAGGAGACCTTCGACTTCGCCTACCGCGTTGCGAGGGAAATCCTCGAAAAAATTAAACGGAAGGAGTTCCCGCCTGATATCGTGTGGGAGTACGACTGGAGGGATTGA
- the glyS gene encoding glycine--tRNA ligase, with protein sequence MGEKPDRYEILQDLMRRRGFAWGSFEIYGGSRGFYDYGPLGATIKRKIERKIREAFQREGFFELETPDITPERVFIASGHVEKFVDPLVECKKCGARFRADHIVEEALGIDTEGMSAEHLTELIREHDIRCPECGGELGEVWYFNLMFETKIGPYGDQKGYLRPETAQGIFVNFRRLNAFARNKLPFGVFQIGKAYRNEISPRQGMLRLREFTQAEAEIFFNPKETEHPHFDEVKGEVLRLYPIEHQLKNLGIIEITAEEAVKKGYVLNTFFAYYMVMVKRTLLDIGIPEKAIRFRQQLPEERAHYSSDTWDVEIHSERFGWVECVGIAYRGDYDLSKHMKMSGADLTVLIHYDEPKIVRRLKVSLNMKRVGPKLKKDAKRINELIQSWDEEKLRNLVEVLEKDGRITIEGYELEKDDFIIKEVEEKITGEKIVPHVLEPSFGIDRPFYLLLENSLVIEEDRTYLRLKKDMAPIEVAVLPLVAKEPLKSIAYDVFRTLQKAGFIAVYDEKDTVGRRYMRYDEIGTPYCVTIDNQTPEDNTVTIRDRDTREQVRVKIEELPEKLRELIFGE encoded by the coding sequence ATGGGAGAGAAGCCCGACAGATACGAGATTCTTCAGGATTTGATGAGGAGAAGGGGCTTTGCATGGGGCAGCTTTGAAATCTACGGCGGTTCACGCGGATTCTACGACTACGGTCCGCTCGGTGCGACGATAAAGAGGAAAATCGAGCGGAAGATACGCGAGGCCTTCCAGAGGGAGGGTTTCTTCGAACTGGAAACACCGGATATAACCCCCGAGAGGGTCTTCATCGCGAGCGGTCACGTTGAAAAGTTCGTTGATCCACTGGTCGAGTGTAAGAAGTGCGGCGCAAGGTTTAGGGCCGACCACATAGTGGAGGAGGCCCTTGGAATAGACACAGAGGGCATGAGCGCCGAGCACCTAACTGAACTCATCCGCGAGCACGACATCCGCTGCCCGGAGTGCGGCGGTGAGCTCGGCGAGGTCTGGTACTTCAACCTCATGTTCGAAACCAAGATCGGCCCCTACGGCGACCAGAAGGGCTACCTGAGGCCCGAAACGGCCCAGGGCATCTTCGTGAACTTCAGGCGCCTCAACGCTTTCGCGAGAAACAAGCTTCCCTTCGGTGTCTTCCAGATTGGAAAAGCATACCGCAACGAGATTTCGCCCAGACAGGGGATGTTGAGGCTCAGGGAGTTCACGCAGGCAGAGGCGGAGATATTCTTCAACCCCAAGGAGACCGAGCATCCGCACTTCGACGAGGTCAAGGGCGAGGTTCTGCGCCTCTACCCGATAGAGCACCAGCTCAAGAACCTCGGAATAATCGAGATAACCGCCGAGGAGGCTGTTAAGAAGGGCTACGTCCTGAACACATTCTTCGCCTACTACATGGTCATGGTCAAGAGAACGCTCCTCGACATCGGCATCCCCGAGAAGGCCATACGCTTCCGCCAGCAGCTGCCGGAGGAGAGGGCACACTACTCAAGCGACACCTGGGACGTTGAGATACACAGCGAGCGCTTCGGATGGGTGGAGTGCGTCGGCATAGCCTACCGCGGCGACTACGACCTCAGCAAGCACATGAAGATGAGTGGAGCGGATTTAACCGTCCTCATCCACTACGACGAGCCCAAGATAGTCAGGCGCCTCAAAGTGAGCCTCAACATGAAGCGCGTCGGGCCCAAGCTGAAGAAGGACGCCAAGAGGATAAACGAGCTCATCCAGAGCTGGGACGAGGAGAAGCTGAGGAACCTGGTTGAAGTCCTTGAGAAGGACGGCAGGATAACCATCGAAGGCTACGAGCTGGAGAAGGACGACTTCATAATCAAGGAGGTCGAGGAGAAGATAACGGGCGAGAAGATAGTCCCCCACGTCCTTGAGCCGAGCTTTGGAATAGACAGGCCGTTCTACCTGCTCCTTGAGAACAGCCTCGTCATCGAGGAAGACAGAACCTACCTCAGACTCAAGAAGGACATGGCGCCGATTGAGGTCGCGGTTCTTCCGCTCGTCGCCAAGGAGCCGCTGAAGAGCATAGCCTACGACGTCTTCAGGACGCTCCAGAAGGCAGGTTTCATAGCGGTCTACGACGAGAAAGACACCGTCGGCAGGCGCTACATGCGCTACGATGAGATAGGCACCCCCTACTGCGTCACCATCGACAACCAGACGCCCGAGGACAACACCGTTACGATCCGCGACCGCGACACGAGGGAGCAGGTGAGGGTGAAGATTGAAGAACTGCCGGAGAAGCTCAGGGAGCTGATTTTCGGGGAGTGA
- a CDS encoding phosphorylating glyceraldehyde-3-phosphate dehydrogenase codes for MKVKVGVNGYGTIGKRVAYAVTKQDDMKLIGVTKTKPDFEAYRAKELGIPVYAASEEFLPRFERAGFDVAGTLDDLLNEVDVIVDATPGGMGAKNRARYEKAGVKAIFQGGEKASTAEVSFVAQANYEKALGKDYVRVVSCNTTGLTRTLSAIQEYIDYVYAVMIRRAADPNDTKRGPVNAITPSVTVPSHHGPDVQTVIPINIETSAFVVPTTLMHVHSVMVELKKPIEAKDVVDIFENTTRVLLFEKEKGFDSTAQLIEFARDLHREWNNLYEIAVWKESVSVRGNRLFYIQAVHQESDVVPENIDAIRAMFELADKWESIRKTNESLGILK; via the coding sequence ATGAAGGTGAAGGTTGGAGTCAATGGATACGGAACAATTGGAAAGCGCGTCGCCTACGCGGTCACGAAGCAGGACGATATGAAGCTCATAGGCGTCACCAAGACGAAGCCGGACTTTGAAGCGTATCGTGCAAAGGAGCTCGGAATCCCGGTCTATGCAGCCAGCGAGGAGTTTTTGCCGAGGTTCGAGAGGGCCGGCTTTGATGTCGCCGGAACGCTGGACGACCTCCTCAACGAGGTTGACGTCATAGTTGATGCCACCCCTGGCGGAATGGGGGCGAAGAACAGGGCCCGCTATGAGAAGGCCGGCGTTAAGGCCATCTTCCAGGGCGGCGAGAAAGCAAGCACCGCGGAGGTCTCCTTCGTGGCCCAGGCGAACTATGAGAAGGCCCTCGGCAAGGACTACGTCCGCGTCGTTTCCTGCAACACGACGGGTCTGACGAGGACGCTCTCGGCCATTCAGGAGTACATCGACTATGTTTACGCGGTCATGATTCGCCGCGCGGCTGACCCGAACGATACCAAGCGCGGCCCGGTGAATGCCATAACGCCGAGCGTCACCGTTCCTTCTCACCACGGTCCGGACGTCCAGACTGTCATTCCGATTAACATCGAGACCTCAGCCTTTGTCGTTCCAACGACGCTCATGCACGTTCACAGCGTAATGGTCGAGCTAAAGAAGCCGATTGAAGCCAAGGACGTCGTCGATATCTTCGAGAACACCACGCGCGTTCTGCTCTTCGAGAAGGAGAAGGGCTTTGACAGCACCGCCCAGCTCATAGAGTTTGCAAGAGACCTGCACCGTGAGTGGAACAACCTCTACGAGATTGCCGTCTGGAAGGAGAGCGTCAGCGTGAGGGGGAACAGGCTGTTCTACATTCAGGCCGTCCACCAGGAGAGCGACGTGGTTCCTGAGAACATCGACGCGATAAGGGCCATGTTCGAGCTGGCCGACAAGTGGGAGAGCATAAGGAAGACGAACGAGAGTCTGGGGATTTTGAAGTGA
- a CDS encoding molybdopterin-binding protein, whose amino-acid sequence MFAEILTIGDELLTGNTVDSNSTFIAQKLTEKGYWVRRKTTVGDDVEEIKGVIREILDRKPEVLIISGGLGPTHDDVTMLAVAEALGRKFVLCEPCLERIKEFYHELYEKGLIDDPELNEGRRKMAYLPEGAEPLENREGAAPGAYIEHEGVRIFVLPGMPREMKAMLERKVLPRLGERKFIQRKLLAEITDESKLAPLLIEALERFDVRIHSSPKGFGKYIGIIIFGESEEEIERAKAFLEEKGIRFEEGW is encoded by the coding sequence ATGTTCGCCGAGATACTGACGATTGGCGATGAACTGCTCACGGGAAACACCGTGGACAGCAATTCCACCTTTATTGCTCAGAAGCTCACCGAGAAGGGCTATTGGGTGAGGAGAAAGACGACGGTTGGCGACGACGTCGAGGAAATTAAGGGTGTCATTAGGGAAATTCTTGACAGGAAACCGGAGGTTCTGATCATCTCAGGCGGCCTTGGACCTACCCACGACGACGTTACAATGCTGGCCGTTGCGGAGGCATTGGGAAGAAAGTTTGTCCTCTGCGAGCCGTGCCTTGAGAGAATCAAAGAGTTCTACCACGAGCTCTACGAGAAAGGCCTGATAGACGACCCCGAGCTCAACGAGGGCAGGAGGAAAATGGCCTACCTGCCGGAGGGTGCAGAGCCCCTTGAGAACAGGGAGGGGGCCGCTCCGGGTGCCTACATCGAGCATGAAGGAGTCAGGATATTCGTTCTTCCCGGAATGCCGCGTGAGATGAAGGCCATGCTTGAGAGGAAAGTCCTGCCGAGGCTCGGTGAGAGAAAGTTCATCCAGAGAAAGCTGCTGGCTGAGATAACCGACGAGAGCAAGCTCGCGCCCCTTCTGATCGAGGCCCTGGAGAGGTTCGACGTCAGGATACACTCCTCTCCAAAGGGCTTTGGGAAGTACATTGGCATAATAATCTTCGGAGAGAGCGAGGAGGAGATAGAGCGCGCGAAGGCATTCCTTGAGGAGAAGGGGATTAGGTTTGAGGAAGGCTGGTAG
- a CDS encoding 50S ribosomal protein L37e gives MGAGTEPKGRRNHTPTHIRCRRCGRRAFNVQKGYCASCGFGRSRRMRKYSWSHKWRKKRNLAY, from the coding sequence ATGGGAGCGGGAACCGAACCAAAGGGCAGGAGGAACCACACTCCAACTCACATTAGATGCAGGCGCTGCGGAAGACGCGCCTTCAACGTTCAGAAGGGCTACTGCGCCTCGTGCGGCTTCGGCAGGAGCAGGCGCATGAGGAAGTACAGCTGGTCCCACAAGTGGAGGAAGAAGAGGAACCTCGCCTACTGA
- a CDS encoding VIT1/CCC1 transporter family protein codes for MDEMIKLARGFYKDEYADSVLYAQLAKIEKDEEIKKEFLRLSNIESKHAKFWHNFIKQHGGEVPKPSVKRLTIFSVKLLRRLLGPGSVASLLEMGENSAIQKYFKYLTTYADRFSEEEMNEIKDVILDELEHEKFFYESKERFHVENTRDLVLGMNDGLVEILGAVTGLSAVYPNNPQLVGISGLIVGVAGALSMAIGTFVSVRSQRQIKESIRDRMEVLFRVSPERAAEELVEKLVEGGMPEEVARDVARELADNSDAIMQLLLPEAEENEIRAALYTGLSYLVGVAFPVTPYFLASSSLTALPFSILLAGSALAIVATLISLLSGISIRKKVAEMVATGLGAAFLSYLFGRLMEVLFNVSAL; via the coding sequence ATGGACGAGATGATCAAGCTCGCCAGAGGCTTTTATAAAGACGAATACGCCGACTCGGTTCTCTATGCCCAGCTTGCGAAGATAGAAAAAGACGAGGAGATAAAGAAGGAATTTCTGAGGCTCTCCAATATAGAGTCAAAGCACGCCAAGTTCTGGCACAACTTCATAAAGCAGCACGGTGGAGAAGTCCCGAAGCCTTCCGTGAAGAGGCTCACAATATTCAGCGTCAAGCTCCTCAGAAGACTCCTTGGACCGGGTTCGGTTGCTTCTCTTCTTGAAATGGGGGAGAACAGTGCGATACAGAAGTACTTCAAGTACCTCACGACCTACGCCGACAGGTTCAGCGAAGAGGAGATGAATGAAATAAAGGACGTTATACTGGACGAGCTGGAGCACGAGAAGTTCTTCTACGAGAGCAAGGAGCGCTTCCACGTCGAGAACACCCGCGACCTAGTGTTAGGCATGAACGATGGGCTGGTTGAAATCCTCGGTGCCGTCACGGGTCTTTCCGCTGTGTATCCGAACAACCCGCAACTCGTTGGAATAAGCGGCCTCATAGTCGGCGTAGCCGGTGCGCTCTCGATGGCTATAGGCACCTTCGTCTCCGTCCGCTCCCAGAGGCAGATTAAGGAATCCATCCGCGACAGGATGGAGGTTCTCTTCAGGGTTTCGCCTGAAAGGGCGGCCGAAGAGCTCGTGGAGAAGCTCGTCGAGGGAGGAATGCCTGAAGAGGTTGCAAGGGACGTGGCAAGGGAGCTCGCCGACAACAGCGATGCGATAATGCAGCTCCTCCTTCCGGAGGCAGAGGAGAACGAGATAAGGGCTGCGCTCTACACAGGCCTCTCTTATCTGGTCGGTGTTGCCTTCCCGGTCACGCCGTACTTCCTCGCGTCTAGCTCGCTGACGGCCCTTCCCTTCTCGATACTGCTGGCAGGCTCTGCATTAGCAATAGTGGCGACCCTGATATCACTCCTCTCCGGAATCTCGATCAGAAAGAAGGTTGCCGAGATGGTGGCGACGGGCCTGGGAGCGGCATTCCTGAGCTATCTCTTCGGCCGGCTCATGGAGGTTCTCTTCAACGTCTCGGCGCTTTGA
- a CDS encoding LSm family protein, with product MAERPLDVIHKSLDKDVLVLLKRGSEFRGRLIGYDIHLNVVLADAALIQEGEEVKRYGKIVIRGDNVLAISPVELE from the coding sequence ATGGCGGAAAGACCACTCGACGTTATCCACAAGTCCCTCGACAAGGATGTCCTCGTGCTCCTCAAGAGGGGTTCGGAGTTCAGGGGCAGGCTCATCGGTTACGACATCCACCTGAACGTCGTCCTTGCGGACGCCGCCCTCATCCAGGAGGGCGAGGAAGTTAAGAGGTACGGTAAAATCGTCATCAGGGGAGACAACGTTCTCGCCATCTCCCCGGTTGAGCTTGAGTGA